One region of Lytechinus pictus isolate F3 Inbred chromosome 8, Lp3.0, whole genome shotgun sequence genomic DNA includes:
- the LOC129267036 gene encoding sperm surface protein Sp17-like: protein MMNDLTDSLSNQSMRYGTVRLSVPPGFQNIIRLISHEVLREQPKDNIKFIADFLQDVLKIRDSTGYDPVLQGDLIERVQAQYSQLRKDRAALAEQKAKRPVPEQEGRGRPGGEAGGDTGGPATKKLATGTVDLGSVPSTFLSDKLTDPTTFLDFD, encoded by the exons ATGATGAATG ATCTAACTGACAGCCTATCCAACCAGTCCATGAGGTATGGGACGGTGAGACTCTCCGTCCCTCCCGGATTCCAGAACATCATCCGCCTCATCTCTCACGAGGTCCTCCGGGAGCAACCCAAGGACAACATCAAGTTCATTGCAGACTTCCTCCAGGATGTACTCAAAATCAGAGACA GTACTGGATATGACCCCGTCTTACAGGGAGACCTCATCGAGCGTGTCCAGGCCCAGTACAGCCAGCTGAGGAAGGATAGAGCAGCTTTGGCAGAGCAGAAAGCAAAGAGACCAGTACCCGAGCAGGAAGGCAGGGGCAGGCCCGGAGGAGAGGCAGGGGGTGATACCGGCGGCCCTGCTACCAAGAAACTCGCTACAGGTACGGTAGACCTGGGGAGCgttccatcaacatttttgtccgacaagttgacagatccgacaactttccttgattttgattga